Proteins found in one Brachyspira murdochii DSM 12563 genomic segment:
- a CDS encoding ABC transporter substrate-binding protein, giving the protein MKKQIFFKTIITVFLLLFTLSCNNKSSNNSNNSQTNFTAKKIAITYVKSPLNVPSIVEKEKAIFSNTFSKYNIPVTYSELTTGPEQTQALASGDIQFLYAVGATSVILAKANGADIKIINMYSRSPKAFTLFSQNGTSFTTADEVKGKKIAGPKGTILHELLTAYLNTLGLKESDVEFISMGIPESQAALAGGSVDMALLAGPSAYNMIKDGYNVVTTGEGLVDAAIAVAVSESFYNSNKVLVDDFINAQREVLSYIENNYDDAMAISAKETGLSDEAVKEMYTMYDFSIDITDNDINSMKKTEKFMRNNNMIETEVNIDDLIIK; this is encoded by the coding sequence ATGAAAAAACAAATTTTTTTTAAAACTATTATAACAGTATTTTTATTATTATTTACTTTGTCTTGTAATAATAAATCTTCAAACAACTCAAATAATTCGCAAACTAATTTTACGGCTAAAAAAATAGCTATTACATATGTAAAATCACCATTAAATGTTCCATCAATAGTTGAAAAAGAAAAAGCAATATTCAGTAATACATTCAGCAAATATAATATACCTGTAACATATTCTGAACTTACAACAGGCCCAGAACAAACTCAGGCATTAGCATCAGGCGATATTCAATTTTTATATGCCGTAGGAGCTACTTCAGTAATATTAGCAAAAGCAAATGGTGCTGATATAAAAATTATCAATATGTACAGCAGATCTCCAAAGGCTTTTACATTATTTTCTCAAAATGGAACATCTTTTACAACAGCAGATGAAGTTAAAGGGAAAAAAATAGCAGGTCCGAAAGGAACTATACTTCATGAACTTTTGACAGCATATTTAAATACATTAGGATTAAAAGAAAGCGATGTAGAGTTTATATCAATGGGGATACCAGAATCTCAGGCTGCTTTGGCGGGAGGTTCTGTTGATATGGCTTTGCTAGCTGGTCCTTCTGCATATAATATGATAAAAGACGGCTACAATGTTGTAACTACAGGAGAAGGTTTAGTTGATGCCGCTATAGCAGTTGCTGTAAGTGAAAGTTTTTACAATAGCAATAAAGTATTGGTAGATGATTTTATTAATGCTCAAAGAGAGGTTTTAAGCTATATAGAAAATAATTATGATGATGCTATGGCAATTTCTGCAAAAGAAACAGGACTTAGCGATGAGGCTGTAAAAGAGATGTATACTATGTATGACTTTAGTATAGATATTACTGATAATGATATAAACTCTATGAAAAAAACTGAGAAGTTTATGAGAAATAATAATATGATAGAAACTGAAGTTAATATAGATGATTTGATAATAAAATAA
- a CDS encoding NYN domain-containing protein: MDKVNFYIDGFNIYHAIDRLNNNKLKWINYYDLCKSLLKDNEIINKVYYFSAYAFWKPYSQNNHYIFIQALKYFNVEVVLGNFKKKSKNLIINDNNGNIIKYNYEYHEEKESDVNIAIYLVRDACKRNCDKAILLSGDSDLVPAIKMAKEENADLKVGVVVPPNVQASSLKNISDFDIKLLKIDISSFLLPNSIKLETGHTITCPKDWQ, encoded by the coding sequence ATGGATAAAGTTAATTTCTACATAGACGGATTTAATATATATCATGCCATTGATAGATTAAATAATAATAAGTTAAAATGGATAAACTATTATGATTTATGTAAGAGTTTATTAAAAGATAATGAGATAATAAATAAAGTATATTACTTTTCAGCATATGCTTTTTGGAAACCATATAGTCAAAATAATCATTATATATTTATACAAGCACTTAAATATTTTAATGTAGAAGTAGTTCTTGGTAATTTTAAAAAGAAAAGTAAAAATCTAATTATAAATGATAATAATGGTAATATAATAAAATATAATTATGAATATCATGAAGAAAAAGAAAGTGATGTAAATATAGCGATATATTTAGTAAGAGATGCATGTAAGAGAAATTGTGATAAAGCTATATTGTTATCTGGAGATAGTGATTTAGTACCTGCTATAAAAATGGCAAAAGAAGAGAATGCAGACTTAAAAGTAGGAGTTGTTGTTCCGCCTAATGTTCAGGCAAGCAGTTTAAAAAATATTTCTGATTTTGATATAAAATTATTAAAAATTGATATATCTTCTTTTTTACTTCCTAATTCTATTAAATTAGAAACGGGGCATACGATAACTTG
- a CDS encoding ABC transporter permease, protein MKIIKQNIILVLILILWFIASESHIWSNYVLPSPQRVIRAFYIEIMNGNLIKNIYVSLLRVIIGFSIAFVFAFIFGMILGIKPERFEYFRNIIEFMRNVPPISLIAILILWFGIGEKSKIIIIILASFFPIFINIRQSIGTVDKKLIEVGYSLGFTKLKIFFKIMLPSALPSILAGMKIGLGYSFRAIIGAEMIAASSGLGYMILDAQQLSRSDKVIAGIITIGVLGYIFDILFSYLIKKLPYSKGVYIEN, encoded by the coding sequence GTGAAGATCATAAAACAAAATATTATATTGGTATTAATTTTAATACTTTGGTTTATAGCAAGTGAAAGCCATATATGGAGTAACTATGTTCTGCCTTCGCCTCAGCGTGTAATTAGAGCTTTTTATATAGAAATAATGAATGGCAATTTGATAAAAAATATATATGTTAGCCTTTTGAGAGTAATAATCGGTTTTTCTATAGCTTTTGTTTTTGCTTTTATATTTGGAATGATTCTTGGTATAAAGCCTGAGAGATTTGAATATTTTAGAAATATAATAGAGTTTATGAGAAATGTACCTCCTATAAGCTTGATAGCTATATTGATATTATGGTTTGGAATAGGCGAAAAATCTAAAATAATAATTATAATACTAGCCTCTTTTTTTCCTATATTTATAAATATAAGACAATCTATAGGTACTGTTGATAAAAAACTTATAGAAGTGGGATACTCTCTAGGATTTACAAAATTAAAAATATTTTTTAAAATAATGCTTCCTAGTGCCTTGCCAAGCATACTTGCAGGAATGAAAATAGGACTTGGTTATAGCTTTAGGGCTATAATAGGGGCTGAAATGATAGCAGCTTCCAGTGGTTTGGGTTATATGATACTAGATGCCCAGCAGCTTTCTAGGTCTGATAAGGTTATAGCTGGAATTATCACAATAGGTGTTTTGGGGTATATATTTGATATTTTATTTTCTTATCTTATCAAAAAGCTTCCTTATTCTAAAGGAGTATACATTGAAAATTAA
- the yajC gene encoding preprotein translocase subunit YajC: MFTATLYAQTAQGAQAGGSPLVSIGMMVVIFAIFYFLLIRPQKQQQKKLAQSIAELKKGDKIIVSGGIIAEYISDKEGGRIAVVKVGENTKMEIIKSSISAVVTEEMLNPPKKEEKKDKKAIEDKNQIKEDLEKAQAEDKKD, encoded by the coding sequence ATGTTCACAGCCACATTATATGCACAAACTGCCCAAGGAGCACAGGCAGGAGGAAGCCCATTAGTATCCATCGGTATGATGGTTGTTATATTTGCTATTTTCTACTTCCTACTAATAAGACCGCAGAAACAGCAGCAGAAAAAATTGGCTCAAAGTATAGCTGAATTAAAAAAAGGAGATAAAATAATAGTATCAGGCGGAATTATAGCTGAATATATATCAGATAAAGAAGGCGGAAGAATTGCTGTAGTAAAAGTAGGTGAAAACACTAAAATGGAAATAATAAAATCGTCTATATCAGCTGTTGTTACTGAAGAGATGTTAAATCCTCCTAAAAAAGAAGAGAAAAAAGATAAAAAAGCTATAGAAGATAAAAATCAAATAAAAGAAGATTTAGAAAAAGCTCAGGCAGAAGATAAAAAAGACTGA
- a CDS encoding ABC transporter ATP-binding protein produces MKIKTKNISKSFIVDNRKIDVIKNVNFESADNGITIILGKSGCGKTTFLRLLLGLEKADSGNVIAENNAKISIVFQEARLMPWLNVFDNIAFYMNKKEKNIYKDKIYRLINMIGLNGFDKAYPYELSLGMMQRVSIARALAYDGDIILMDEPFASLDYFTRETLQNETINIFKENKKSIIFVTHSIDEAIILGSKIIIFENGSIKKEYNLIDKPYKRNILSNEFIEIKKDILFSIK; encoded by the coding sequence TTGAAAATTAAAACCAAAAATATTTCAAAATCATTTATAGTTGATAATAGAAAAATTGATGTTATAAAAAATGTTAATTTTGAATCGGCAGATAACGGTATTACAATAATATTAGGAAAAAGCGGATGCGGCAAAACTACTTTTTTAAGATTATTATTAGGATTAGAAAAAGCAGACAGCGGTAATGTAATTGCAGAAAACAATGCTAAAATATCGATAGTCTTTCAAGAGGCAAGACTTATGCCTTGGCTTAATGTATTTGATAATATAGCTTTTTATATGAACAAAAAAGAAAAAAATATATATAAAGATAAAATATACAGACTTATTAATATGATAGGATTAAACGGTTTTGATAAAGCTTATCCTTATGAACTATCTTTAGGTATGATGCAAAGAGTGTCTATTGCAAGAGCTTTAGCATACGATGGAGATATTATACTAATGGATGAGCCTTTTGCTTCCTTGGATTATTTTACTAGAGAAACTCTGCAGAATGAAACTATTAATATTTTTAAAGAAAATAAAAAGTCTATTATATTTGTAACACATAGTATTGATGAGGCAATTATTTTAGGAAGTAAGATTATAATATTTGAAAATGGAAGTATAAAAAAAGAATATAATTTAATTGATAAGCCTTATAAAAGAAACATACTTTCAAATGAGTTTATAGAGATAAAAAAAGATATTTTGTTTTCTATTAAATAA
- the secD gene encoding protein translocase subunit SecD: MSHNLRLAFIIIGLAVMAWFITPTVRWYFFTSEDKKEESNLSLDEMIAKGYTKEQIDDIQALKRLRSESVNMGLDLQGGIRIVLQADFEEYAARLDRNASSLTAEEKNDAMDRLISRLRGRIDQFGVSEVGIRKQGEDRVVVELPGARDPDRIKSVVLSQGALTFNLVDERATAALTTNDMLMGVFTNMAKVPEYGKLLYFYSEKDDFGRRIRGAPVIVNKEPSLEGSSLVNAQVGGGQFGEVTVEFELNNEGAEQFALVTAQNIDRMLAIVLDDKVISAPNINDEIRGGRGVITGRFTLEEAQDLARILKEGALPLNVSIVEEEVVGQSIGADSVKAGATALLMAAILVAVFMIAVYRLSGVLATIAMIVNVILIIAVLSPLRFTLTLPGIAGLILTIGMAVDANVIIFERIKDELKVKSNVADAIISGYDRAFATIFDSNITTIIVALILWIFGSGPVQGFAITLFFGILINLFTAVFITRYIYEELIRTKMVKKAGFFFI; encoded by the coding sequence ATGAGTCATAATTTAAGACTAGCATTCATTATTATAGGACTTGCCGTAATGGCTTGGTTTATTACTCCTACAGTAAGATGGTATTTTTTTACATCTGAAGATAAAAAAGAAGAGAGCAATTTGTCTTTAGATGAAATGATAGCTAAAGGCTACACTAAAGAACAAATTGATGATATTCAAGCTCTTAAACGCTTAAGAAGCGAATCTGTAAATATGGGCTTGGATTTGCAAGGCGGTATAAGAATAGTACTTCAGGCAGATTTTGAAGAATATGCTGCAAGACTAGATAGAAATGCTTCTTCTCTTACAGCTGAAGAAAAAAATGATGCTATGGACAGACTTATATCAAGACTTAGAGGAAGAATTGATCAATTTGGAGTAAGTGAGGTAGGCATAAGAAAACAGGGCGAAGACAGAGTGGTTGTTGAACTTCCGGGTGCCAGAGACCCAGACAGAATAAAAAGCGTAGTATTAAGTCAGGGAGCTTTAACATTTAATTTGGTAGATGAACGGGCTACTGCTGCTTTAACTACCAATGATATGCTTATGGGTGTATTTACAAATATGGCTAAAGTACCTGAATATGGAAAGCTTCTTTATTTCTACAGCGAAAAAGATGATTTCGGCAGAAGAATAAGAGGAGCCCCTGTTATAGTTAATAAAGAGCCTTCTCTTGAGGGAAGTTCTTTGGTTAATGCCCAAGTAGGAGGCGGACAATTCGGAGAGGTCACTGTTGAGTTTGAACTTAATAATGAAGGGGCAGAACAGTTTGCTTTAGTTACAGCTCAAAATATAGATAGAATGCTCGCTATAGTATTAGATGATAAAGTGATAAGTGCTCCTAATATCAATGATGAAATTAGAGGCGGAAGAGGCGTTATTACTGGAAGATTTACTTTAGAAGAAGCTCAGGACTTGGCTAGAATATTAAAAGAAGGTGCTTTGCCGCTTAATGTAAGTATAGTAGAAGAAGAGGTTGTGGGGCAGTCTATTGGTGCTGACTCTGTTAAAGCTGGAGCTACTGCTTTACTCATGGCTGCTATTTTAGTTGCTGTATTTATGATAGCTGTTTACAGACTTTCCGGAGTTTTAGCTACTATAGCAATGATTGTAAATGTTATACTTATTATAGCGGTATTATCACCATTAAGATTTACTTTAACATTACCGGGTATAGCCGGACTTATCCTTACTATAGGTATGGCGGTTGATGCTAATGTTATTATATTTGAACGTATAAAAGATGAATTAAAAGTAAAATCTAATGTTGCTGATGCTATTATATCTGGTTATGACAGAGCATTTGCTACAATATTTGACTCCAACATTACAACTATTATTGTAGCTTTAATACTTTGGATATTCGGAAGCGGTCCGGTACAAGGGTTTGCTATTACCTTATTCTTTGGTATATTGATAAACTTATTTACTGCTGTATTCATTACCAGATATATATACGAAGAGCTTATACGCACAAAAATGGTTAAGAAAGCAGGATTCTTCTTTATATAA